One genomic region from Gossypium hirsutum isolate 1008001.06 chromosome D13, Gossypium_hirsutum_v2.1, whole genome shotgun sequence encodes:
- the LOC107917056 gene encoding uncharacterized protein, producing the protein MLDSVEANNFEALPLLSLNHVSLLCRSVWDSVRFYEDVFGFVSIKRPSSFKFNGAWLYNYGIGIHLIENPSIDDFDTIVEPRPINPKDNHISFQCTDVGLVMRRLQDMGMKYVTAVVEDQGNRVDQVFFHDPDGYMVELCNCENIPIIPLSSCSFKQRLSSFYKSAPAKCGFMENAMMESLSMEILNISF; encoded by the exons ATGTTGGACTCTGTGGAAGCAAACAACTTTGAGGCATTGCCACTTCTGTCATTGAATCATGTCTCATTGTTGTGTAGATCAGTCTGGGATTCAGTGCGGTTCTATGAAGATGTTTTCGGCTTTGTTTCCATCAAACGCCCTTCTTCTTTCAAGTTCAATGGAGCTTG GTTGTATAATTATGGCATTGGGATACACTTAATTGAGAATCCATCAATCGATGATTTCGACACTATCGTTGAACCTCGACCGATTAATCCAAAGGATAATCACATATCCTTCCAG TGTACTGATGTTGGCCTTGTCATGAGGAGGCTGCAAGACATGGGAATGAAGTATGTTACGGCGGTGGTCGAAGACCAAGGGAACAGGGTTGATCAGGTATTCTTTCATGATCCAGATGGTTACATGGTTGAGCTCTGCAACTGTGAGAACATTCCTATCATTCCTCTTTCTTCATGCTCATTCAAGCAAAGGCTAAGCAGTTTCTACAAGTCTGCACCGGCTAAATGCGGATTCATGGAAAACGCCATGATGGAGAGCTTAAGCATGGAAATATTGAACATTTCATTTTGA